The DNA sequence ACGCTTGGCGTGCTTTGCACCAGCGGCCGGCTTCAGGTTATTCAATTCCATATCAACTCCTTGATCCGTAGGGCCGCTTACGCGATGACCTTAACGAGGTACGAGACCTTGTTGATCATGCCGCGGACCGCCGGCGTATCCTGCAGCTCGCTAACCGAGTTGAGTCGGCGCAGGCCCAGGCCACGCACGGTCGCACGGTGCGATTCGCGGGTCCCGATCAGGCTCTTCACGAGCTGAACCTTGACAGTTTTTTCAGACATGGTGACCACCCGGGCTTAGCCCAAAATATCTTCGACGGACTTGCCGCGCTTCGCCGCGATGTCTGCCGGGGTCGACTGCTTGCGCAGACCGTCCAGCGTGGCGCGAACGAGGTTGTACGGGTTCGTCGAACCGTGGCTCTTCGCCACGACGTTCTGCACGCCCATCACGTCGAACACTGCGCGCATCGGGCCGCCGGCGATCACGCCCGTACCTGCCTTCGCCGGAGCGAGGAGGACTGCGGATGCGCCATGCTTGCCGTGCACTTCGTGCTGCAGCGTGCCGTTCTTGAGCGGCACCTTGAACATGTTGCGGCGAGCCTGTTCCATTGCCTTCTGGACAGCGACCGGCACTTCCTTCGCCTTGCCCTTGCCCATACCGATGCGGCCATCACCATCGCCGACCACGGTCAGTGCGGCGAAGCCGAGAATACGGCCACCCTTCACGACCTTGGTCACGCGATTGACCGAAATCATCTTTTCGCGAAGGCCGTCGTCGCGTTCGTCAGCCTGAACTTTCGCTTGCATCTTTGCCATGACGAATTCCTTCCCTTAGAACTTGAGCCCAGCTTCGCGAGCTGCCTCAGCCAGCGCCTTGACGCGGCCGTGGTAGCGGAAGCCCGAGCGGTCGAAGGCGACGGATTCGATGCCGGCAGCCTTTGCCTTTTCGGCAATACGCTTGCCGATCAGCGTCGCGGCATTAACGTTGCCGCCCTTGCCCGACTTGTCGGCGAGTTCGGCGCGCACTTCTGCTTCGAGCGTCGACGCGCTGGCGAGCACCTTGGTGCCGCAGGGCGAGAACACTTGAGCGTAGATGTGCGTGTTCGTGCGATGCACGGCGAGACGCGCGACCTGCAGCTCAGCGATCTTGATACGCGTCTGGCGAGCGCGGCGCAGGCGAGATTGAGTCTTATCCATGATTGCGCACCCTTACTTCTTCTTCGTTTCTTTGAGGATCACAACCTCGTCGGAATAGCGCACGCCCTTGCCCTTGTAGGGCTCCGGCGGACGGTAACCGCGAACTTCCGCAGCTACTTGACCGACTTGTTGCTTGTTGATCCCCTTGATCACGATTTCGGTTTGCGTCGGAGTTTCAGCCTTGACGCCTTCCGGCATCTGGTGCACCACCGGGTGCGAGAAACCCAGCGACAGGTTCAGCTTGTCGCCTTGCGCTTGCGCACGATAACCGACGCCAACCAGCGTCAGCTTGCGCTCGAAACCCTTGGTCACGCCGTGCACGGCGTTCGCGATGATCGCGCGCATCGTGCCCGACATTGCGTTTGCTTCGCGGCTTTCGTTGACCGGCGCCAGATTCAGCGTGCCGTCGTTGTTCGCCACGTTCACGAGCGGATTCACCGGCTGCGTGATGGTGCCCAGCGGGCCCTTGACGGTGATCGCACCGTCGGCCAGCTTGACTTCCGCGCCTTGCAGCGCGATCGGGCTCTTACCTACTCGAGACATGTTTCTCTCTCCTCGGCTTTAAGCGACGTAGCAGATGACTTCGCCGCCGACGCCGGTAGCGCGCGCCTTGCGGTCGGTCATCACGCCCTTCGGCGTCGAAACGATTGCCACGCCCAGGCCGTTCATGACCTGCGGAATGTCGTTACGACCGCGGTACACGCGCAGACCAGGCTTCGACACGCGCTCGAGGCGTTCGATGACCGGGCGACCTGCGTAGTACTTCAGCGCGATATTCAGTTCGGACTTCGCACCTTCCGCCTTTACGGCGAAATCGTCGATATAACCTTCGTCCTTCAGGACTTGCGCGATTGCAACCTTGACCTTCGACGAGGGCATCGCGACCGATACCTTCTCGACCATCTGCGCGTTGCGGATGCGAGTCAGCATATCGGCGATAGGATCACTCATGCTCATTTACGTTTCTCCTATTACCAGCTCGCCTTGGTCAGGCCAGGAATCTCGCCACGGAATGCGATTTCACGAATCTTGTTGCGCGCGAGGCCGAATTTACGGAACGTGCCACGCGGACGGCCCGTGATCGCGCAGCGGTTACGCTGGCGGGTCGGGTTCGAGTTGCGGGGCAGTTGCTGCAGCTCCAGGCGTGCTTCGTAGCGCTCTTCTTCCGACTTGCTTTGGTCTTCGACGATCGCCTTCAGCGCTTCGCGCTTTGCTGCGAACTTCGCGACCAGGCGGGCGCGCTTCTTTTCACGTTCGATCAGTGCCAGTTTAGCCACGGTAACCTCAGTTTCTGAACGGGAACTTGAAGCTGGCGAGCAGAGCCTTTGCTTCGTCGTCGGTCTTCGCAGTCGTCGTGATGCTGATATTCAGCCCACGCAGTGCGTCGATCTTGTCGTAGTCGATTTCGGGGAAAATGATCTGCTCTTTCACACCGATGTTGTAGTTGCCGCGGCCATCGAAGGCACGACCCGACACGCCGCGGAAGTCACGCACGCGGGGCAGGGCAACGGTCACGAAACGGTCGAGGAATTCGTACATCGCACGGCCGCGCAGCGTCACCATCGCGCCGATGGGATAGCCCTGGCGGATCTTGAAGCCTGCGATTGCCTTGCGTGCCTTCGTGACGACCGGCTTCTGACCGGCGATCTTCGTGAGGTCGCCAACGGCGTTCTCGATGACCTTCTTGTCAGCGATCGCTTCGCCAAGACCCATGTTCAGCGTGATCTTGGTGATGCGCGGCACTTCCATGACCGACTTGTAACCGAACTTCTCGATCAGGCCGGGCACAACCTTTTCTTTGTAAAACTCTTGAAAACGAGCCATTTTTTACTCCGCTGCGTCAGGCGCTCAGTACGGCACCGGTCGTCTTCAGGAAGCGAACCTTCTTGCCTTCCTCGACCTTGATGCCAACACGCGACGCCTTGCCATTCGCGTCGACCAGTGCGACGTTCGAAATATGCAGGGGCATCGTCTTCGCTTCCACGCCGCCCGTCGTACCCTTCATCGGGTTCGGCTTCACATGCTTCTTGACGAGGTTGATACCCTCAACCGTCACATGTTCAGCACCGACAGCCAGCACGACGCCGCGCTTGCCCTTGTCCTTGCCAGTGACGACGATCACTTCGTCACCTTTGCGAATCTTGTTCATCGCGACTCCTTACAGCACTTCCGGCGCCAGCGAAACGATCTTCATGAATCGTTCGCTACGCAGCTCACGCGTCACCGGCCCGAAAATGCGGGTGCCGATCGGCTCAAGCTTGTTATTCAAAAGCACAGCGGCGTTGCCGTCGAACTTGATCAGCGAGCCGTCTTGACGGCGAACACCCTTGGCGGTGCGGACCACCACGGCGTTGTAGATTTCGCCTTTCTTCACGCGCCCGCGCGGCGTTGCTTCTTTGACGGTCACCTTGATGATGTCGCCAATGCCGGCATAACGACGCTTCGAGCCGCCGAGCACCTTGATGCACATGACTTCACGCGCACCCGTGTTGTCGGCTACTTCGAGCCGAGATTCGGTCTGGATCATGGTTTGTCTTTCCCAACTTAATCCGGATGCACCACCATGATGCATACGGTCAGTCTTGGTCCCGTCAGCCAATCGGCTGCTTGGGTTGGAACAGCAGCGACGGCAAACGAAACCCGCCATCGCAATTCGGTGAATCTTTCGGACAGGCTGGCGCCAGTCCGCTTCCCCCACCAACTTCGCCCGCGACGGGGCTCCCATAAAGAGGGAAGACCGGGATTATAACAAATAATCCCGGTCACGCAAGCAAAAACTTTGCGATTTCAAGCACTTCATGGCGAAGTGCCTGTTACTGCCTACTGCTCTGCCCGCTTAGATGACGCGAGCTGCTTCGACGAGGCGCGACACCGTCCAGGCCTTCGTCTTCGAAACAGGACGGGTTTCCTGGATTTCGACGAGATCGCCTTCGTTGCAGGTGTTCGCTTCATCGTGCGCGTGGTACTTCTTCGAACGCACGACATACTTGCCGTAGATCGGGTGCTTGACGCGGTGCTCGATCAGCACGGTGACGGTCTTGTCCATCTTGTTGCTGACGACCCGACCGACCAGCGTCCGCTTCAGCGAGGTTTTCACGCTATCGTTCATTTCTGGTTCGCCTTCTGAGTCATGACGGTCCGCACACGTGCGATGTCGCGACGAACCTTCTTCAGCTGGCTCGTGTTCGTGAGCTGCTGGGTCGCGAGTTGCATGCGCAGGCCGAATTGCGCCTTCAGCAGGTCCGCCAGCTCCTTGTTGAGCGCGGCCTGGTCTTTCTGGAGAAGTTCGGAAGCCTTCATGTTTTCTCCTTAGGCGCCGAGCTGGCGCACGATGAACGCCGTCTTCAGCGGCAGCTTCGCTGCAGCCAGACGGAACGCTTCGCGTGCCAGTTCTTCGGTTACGCCGTCCATTTCATAGAGCATCTTGCCCGGCTGGATCTCGGCGACGTAGTACTCCGGGTTACCCTTACCGTTACCCATACGCACTTCGGCCGGCTTTTGCGAGATCGGCTTGTCCGGGAAGATCCGGATCCAGATGCGGCCGCCACGCTTGATGTGACGCGTCATTGCACGACGCGCTGCTTCAATTTGACGCGCGGTCAAACGGCCGCGACCGATCGCCTTCAGGCCGAATTCACCGAACGACACCGCGTTGCCGCGCGTCGCCTTGCCGGTGTTACGACCCTTCTGCTCTTTGCGATACTTCCTGCGTTTCGGTTGCAGCATCGTTATTCTCCAGTCTTGCCGTCTTCCGGCTTGCCGGCGCCGCGGCGCGGTGCGCCACGACGAGCACCCGGAGCGCCGCCTTCGCCGTCACGGCGCGGACGACGGTCGCCCGGACGCGCATTGCGACGCGGACGCTTGTCTTCGGCTACTTCTTCGACCACCGGCGCGTCATTGCGGCCGAGCGTGTCGCCCTTGTAAACCCAAACCTTGACACCGATGATGCCGTAGGTCGTCTTCGCTTCCGAGGTTGCGTAGTCGATATCGGCGCGCAGCGTGTGAAGGGGCACGCGACCTTCGCGATACCACTCCGTACGAGCGATTTCGATACCGTTCAGACGGCCTGCGCTCATGATCTTGATGCCCTGGGCACCCAGACGCATCGCGTTCTGCATCGCACGCTTCATCGCGCGACGGAACATGATCCGGCGCTCGAGCTGTTGCGTGATCGAGTCAGCGATCAGTTGAGCATCGGTTTCCGGCTTGCGGATCTCTTCGATGTTGACATGAACCGGCACGCCCATGCGGCGTTGCAGTTCCGTCTTCAGCTGTTCGATATCCTCGCCCTTCTTGCCGATGACGACGCCCGGACGCGAGCTGTAAATCGTGATGCGCGCGTTCTTTGCCGGACGCTCGATGACGACCCGACCGACCGAAGCGTTCTTCAGCTTCTTCTTCAGGTATTCACGAACACCGATGTCTTCCTGCAGCATCGCCGCGAAATTGTTGTTGTTCGCGTACCAACGCGAAGCCCAATTGCGGCTGACAGCCAGGCGGAAGCCAGTCGGATGAATTTTCTGTCCCATCGTATGGCTCCTTAATTCCCGACCGTCACAGTGATGTGACAGGATTGCTTCTCGATGCGGTTACCGCGGCCCTTGGCGCGCGCGGTGAAACGCTTGAGCGATGCAGCCTTGTCGACGTAGATGCTCTTGATCTTGAGCTCGTCGATATCGGCGCCTTCGTTGTGCTCCGCATTCGCGATTGCCGACAGCACAACCTTCTTCACGATGCCAGCCGCCTTCTTCGGCGAGAACGTCAGAACGTTCAGCGCCTTGTCGACCGGCAAACCGCGGATCTGGTCAGCCACAAGGCGCGTTTTTTGCGCCGAGATGCGGGCACCGCGATGAATTGCTTTCACTTCCATCTTGATTGCCCCTTATTTCTTGGCCTTCTTGTCGGCTGCGTGACCCTTGAACGTACGGGTCAGTGCGAACTCGCCAAGCTTGTGGCCGACCATGTTTTCCGAGATGTACACCGGAACGTGTTGACGGCCGTTGTGAACAGCGATCGTCAGGCCGATGAAATCCGGCAGAATCGTCGAGCGACGCGACCAGGTCTTGATCGGCTTTTTGTCGCGCGAAGCTGCAGCCGCCTCAACTTTCTTCAGCAAATGGGCGTCGCAGAACGGACCTTTTTTTACAGAACGTGCCATTGCCTACTCCTTAACGCTTGTGACGGCGCTGGACGATCATCGTCGTCGTGCGCTTGTTGCTGCGGGTGCGATAACCCTTGGTCGGCGTGCCCCACGGGCTCACCGGATCGCGACCTGCAGCCGTCTTGCCCTCACCACCACCGTGCGGGTGATCGACCGGGTTCATCGCAACGCCACGCACCGTCGGGCGGATACCGCGCCAGCGGTTCGCGCCAGCCTTGCCGATCTGGCGCAGGCTATGCTCTTCGTTGCCGACTTCACCGATCGTTGCACGGCACTCGATGTGCACGCGGCGGATTTCGCCCGAGCGCAGACGAACCTGCGCGTAGACGCCTTCACGCGCCAGCAGCATGGCCGACGTGCCAGCCGAACGCGCCATTTGCGCGCCCTTGCCCGGCAACATCTCGATGCAGTGGATCGTCGTACCGACCGGAATGTTGCGGATCGGCAGCGTATTGCCTGCACGGATCGGCGCTTCCGAACCCGACATCAGCTGTTGGCCGACGGTCAGGCCCTTCGGGGCGATGATGTAGCGACGTTCGCCGTCAGCGTAGAGCACCAGCGCGATGTTCGCGCTGCGGTTCGGGTCGTACTCGAGACGCTCGACCTTTGCCGGAATGCCATCCTTCGTGCGACGGAAGTCGACGATACGATAGTGATGCTTGTGACCACCGCCCTTATGGCGGGTGGTGATGCGACCGTTGTTGTTACGGCCGGCGGTCGAGCTCTGCGTGTCGAGCAGTGCCGCGTGCGGCTTGCCCTGGTGCAGATCCTTGTTGACCACCTTGACCATCGCGCGGCGACCCGGCGAAGTCGGTTTAACTTTCACGATTGCCATGATTACTTGGCCTCCGCTTCAAAGTTGATTTCCTGGCCGGGCTTCAGGCAAACGTACGCCTTCTTCACGTCCTTGCGACGGCCCATCGAACGGCCGAAGCGCTTTTGCTTGCCCTTCTGAACCAGCACGTTGACCGAATCAACCTCAACCTTGAACAGCAGCTCGACAGCCGCCTTCACTTCCTGCTTCGTGGCATCCGGTGCGACTTCGAACACGACCTGCTCGTTCTTGTCGGCAACCAGCGTCGCCTTTTCGGAAATCACCGGTGCGAGCAGGACCTGCATCAAACGATGATCGTTCTTGCGAATCTCGCTCATGACAGCAACTCCTCGATCTGGGCGACCGCAGCCTTCGTGACCAGCACTTTCTTGAAGTAGATCAGCGACAGCGGGTCAGCGTAGCGCGGCTCGACAATCGCCACGTGCGGCAGGTTGCGCGAAGCCAGGTACAGGTTCTCGTCGACCGTATCCGTGATGATCAGGACGGAGTCGAGACCCATGGTCTTGAATTTGTCGGCCAGCAGCTTGGTCTTCGGCGCTTCGAGGATGATGTCCTCGACGACCGACAGACGGCCTTCACGGGCCAGCTGCGAGAAGATCGAGCAGAGACCTGCGCGATGCATCTTCTTGTTGACCTTGTGCGAGAAGTTCTCTTCCGGCGAGTTCGGGAAGATGCGACCACCGCCACGCCACAACGGGCTCGACGACATACCGGCACGAGCGCGGCCCGTACCCTTCTGACGCCACGGCTTCTTGGTGGTGTGCTTGACTTGCTCACGGTCCTTCTGTGCGCGGTTACCCTGGCGAGCATTCGCCTGGTACGCGACGACGACCTGGTGGATCAGCGCTTCGTTGTAGTCACGACCGAACACGACGTCCGACGCGTTGACCACTGCACCTTCCTGACCATTTTCGTTCAGGAGCTTGAGTTCCATTATTTCGCCCCCTTGGTCTTGACGGCCGGCGTCACGAAAACCTTGCCGCCCTTCGCGCCCGGAATCGCGCCCTTGACGAGCAGCAGCTTGCGCTCTGCGTCGATACGAGCGATTTCGAGGTTCTGCACCGTCACCGTAACGTCACCGAGGTGACCCGTCATGCGCTTACCCGGGAAAACGCGACCCGGATCCTGCGCCATACCGATCGAGCCCGGCACGTTGTGCGAGCGCGAGTTACCGTGCGTGGCACGGCCGGAGGAGAAGTTGTAACGCTTGATCGTACCGGCGTAGCCCTTACCGATCGACACGCCTTGCACGTCGAC is a window from the Burkholderia vietnamiensis LMG 10929 genome containing:
- the rpmD gene encoding 50S ribosomal protein L30 translates to MSEKTVKVQLVKSLIGTRESHRATVRGLGLRRLNSVSELQDTPAVRGMINKVSYLVKVIA
- the rpsE gene encoding 30S ribosomal protein S5, whose translation is MAKMQAKVQADERDDGLREKMISVNRVTKVVKGGRILGFAALTVVGDGDGRIGMGKGKAKEVPVAVQKAMEQARRNMFKVPLKNGTLQHEVHGKHGASAVLLAPAKAGTGVIAGGPMRAVFDVMGVQNVVAKSHGSTNPYNLVRATLDGLRKQSTPADIAAKRGKSVEDILG
- the rplR gene encoding 50S ribosomal protein L18; the protein is MDKTQSRLRRARQTRIKIAELQVARLAVHRTNTHIYAQVFSPCGTKVLASASTLEAEVRAELADKSGKGGNVNAATLIGKRIAEKAKAAGIESVAFDRSGFRYHGRVKALAEAAREAGLKF
- the rplF gene encoding 50S ribosomal protein L6 translates to MSRVGKSPIALQGAEVKLADGAITVKGPLGTITQPVNPLVNVANNDGTLNLAPVNESREANAMSGTMRAIIANAVHGVTKGFERKLTLVGVGYRAQAQGDKLNLSLGFSHPVVHQMPEGVKAETPTQTEIVIKGINKQQVGQVAAEVRGYRPPEPYKGKGVRYSDEVVILKETKKK
- the rpsH gene encoding 30S ribosomal protein S8 is translated as MSMSDPIADMLTRIRNAQMVEKVSVAMPSSKVKVAIAQVLKDEGYIDDFAVKAEGAKSELNIALKYYAGRPVIERLERVSKPGLRVYRGRNDIPQVMNGLGVAIVSTPKGVMTDRKARATGVGGEVICYVA
- the rpsN gene encoding 30S ribosomal protein S14 yields the protein MAKLALIEREKKRARLVAKFAAKREALKAIVEDQSKSEEERYEARLELQQLPRNSNPTRQRNRCAITGRPRGTFRKFGLARNKIREIAFRGEIPGLTKASW
- the rplE gene encoding 50S ribosomal protein L5, which translates into the protein MARFQEFYKEKVVPGLIEKFGYKSVMEVPRITKITLNMGLGEAIADKKVIENAVGDLTKIAGQKPVVTKARKAIAGFKIRQGYPIGAMVTLRGRAMYEFLDRFVTVALPRVRDFRGVSGRAFDGRGNYNIGVKEQIIFPEIDYDKIDALRGLNISITTTAKTDDEAKALLASFKFPFRN
- the rplX gene encoding 50S ribosomal protein L24 gives rise to the protein MNKIRKGDEVIVVTGKDKGKRGVVLAVGAEHVTVEGINLVKKHVKPNPMKGTTGGVEAKTMPLHISNVALVDANGKASRVGIKVEEGKKVRFLKTTGAVLSA
- the rplN gene encoding 50S ribosomal protein L14 — its product is MIQTESRLEVADNTGAREVMCIKVLGGSKRRYAGIGDIIKVTVKEATPRGRVKKGEIYNAVVVRTAKGVRRQDGSLIKFDGNAAVLLNNKLEPIGTRIFGPVTRELRSERFMKIVSLAPEVL
- the rpsQ gene encoding 30S ribosomal protein S17; the protein is MNDSVKTSLKRTLVGRVVSNKMDKTVTVLIEHRVKHPIYGKYVVRSKKYHAHDEANTCNEGDLVEIQETRPVSKTKAWTVSRLVEAARVI
- the rpmC gene encoding 50S ribosomal protein L29 → MKASELLQKDQAALNKELADLLKAQFGLRMQLATQQLTNTSQLKKVRRDIARVRTVMTQKANQK
- the rplP gene encoding 50S ribosomal protein L16; this encodes MLQPKRRKYRKEQKGRNTGKATRGNAVSFGEFGLKAIGRGRLTARQIEAARRAMTRHIKRGGRIWIRIFPDKPISQKPAEVRMGNGKGNPEYYVAEIQPGKMLYEMDGVTEELAREAFRLAAAKLPLKTAFIVRQLGA
- the rpsC gene encoding 30S ribosomal protein S3, whose translation is MGQKIHPTGFRLAVSRNWASRWYANNNNFAAMLQEDIGVREYLKKKLKNASVGRVVIERPAKNARITIYSSRPGVVIGKKGEDIEQLKTELQRRMGVPVHVNIEEIRKPETDAQLIADSITQQLERRIMFRRAMKRAMQNAMRLGAQGIKIMSAGRLNGIEIARTEWYREGRVPLHTLRADIDYATSEAKTTYGIIGVKVWVYKGDTLGRNDAPVVEEVAEDKRPRRNARPGDRRPRRDGEGGAPGARRGAPRRGAGKPEDGKTGE
- the rplV gene encoding 50S ribosomal protein L22; its protein translation is MEVKAIHRGARISAQKTRLVADQIRGLPVDKALNVLTFSPKKAAGIVKKVVLSAIANAEHNEGADIDELKIKSIYVDKAASLKRFTARAKGRGNRIEKQSCHITVTVGN
- the rpsS gene encoding 30S ribosomal protein S19, translating into MARSVKKGPFCDAHLLKKVEAAAASRDKKPIKTWSRRSTILPDFIGLTIAVHNGRQHVPVYISENMVGHKLGEFALTRTFKGHAADKKAKK
- the rplB gene encoding 50S ribosomal protein L2, encoding MAIVKVKPTSPGRRAMVKVVNKDLHQGKPHAALLDTQSSTAGRNNNGRITTRHKGGGHKHHYRIVDFRRTKDGIPAKVERLEYDPNRSANIALVLYADGERRYIIAPKGLTVGQQLMSGSEAPIRAGNTLPIRNIPVGTTIHCIEMLPGKGAQMARSAGTSAMLLAREGVYAQVRLRSGEIRRVHIECRATIGEVGNEEHSLRQIGKAGANRWRGIRPTVRGVAMNPVDHPHGGGEGKTAAGRDPVSPWGTPTKGYRTRSNKRTTTMIVQRRHKR
- the rplW gene encoding 50S ribosomal protein L23, translated to MSEIRKNDHRLMQVLLAPVISEKATLVADKNEQVVFEVAPDATKQEVKAAVELLFKVEVDSVNVLVQKGKQKRFGRSMGRRKDVKKAYVCLKPGQEINFEAEAK
- the rplD gene encoding 50S ribosomal protein L4, which encodes MELKLLNENGQEGAVVNASDVVFGRDYNEALIHQVVVAYQANARQGNRAQKDREQVKHTTKKPWRQKGTGRARAGMSSSPLWRGGGRIFPNSPEENFSHKVNKKMHRAGLCSIFSQLAREGRLSVVEDIILEAPKTKLLADKFKTMGLDSVLIITDTVDENLYLASRNLPHVAIVEPRYADPLSLIYFKKVLVTKAAVAQIEELLS
- the rplC gene encoding 50S ribosomal protein L3, producing the protein MSLGLVGRKVGMTRIFTAEGDSIPVTVLDVSDNRVTQIKTVETDGYTAVQVAFGSRRASRVTKPLAGHLAKAGVEAGEILKEFRIDAAKAAELSNGAVVGADLFEVGQKVDVQGVSIGKGYAGTIKRYNFSSGRATHGNSRSHNVPGSIGMAQDPGRVFPGKRMTGHLGDVTVTVQNLEIARIDAERKLLLVKGAIPGAKGGKVFVTPAVKTKGAK